One Fictibacillus halophilus genomic window, CTTCAATCTATGTAGCGTTTGATGTAAAGGATGGAAAAGGTGTTCTTGATGCAGATGAGAAACTTGTAATCTGGACAACGACTCCATGGACGATTCCAGCAAACTTAGGCATCTCTGTTCATCCAGAATTAGATTACGTTTCAGTACAAACGGAAAATGGAAAATATGTTGTTGCTGAAGCCCTATTAGAATCTCTAACGAAAGAATTTGAGTGGGAACAAGCTGAAGTAGTGAAACGCTTTAAAGGTGCTGACATTGAGCATGCCGTAGCCAGTCATCCTTTATATGACCGTGATTCACTAGTCATGCTTGGCGATCATGTAACAACGGATGCAGGAACTGGCTGTGTTCATACAGCTCCTGGTCACGGTGAAGATGACTTTTTAGTAGGTAAGAAATATGGATTAGAAGTATTGTGTCCGGTTGATGATAGAGGTGTTATGACGAAGGAAGCACCTGGGTTTGAAGGTTTGTTCTACGATGAAGCGAATAAGCCGATTACAGAACAATTACAAGAAAAAGGTGCTCTTCTAAAGCTTTCATTCATCACTCACTCTTATCCACATGATTGGAGAACGAAAAAGCCGGTAATCTTCCGTGCAACTGCTCAATGGTTTGCTTCGATCAAAGGTATCCGTGAAGATATGCTTCGTGCGATCGAAGAAGTAAACTGGGTTCCAACTTGGGGTGAAACACGTCTACACAACATGATCAAAGATCGTGAAGACTGGTGTATCTCTCGTCAAAGAGCTTGGGGTGTTCCAATCCCAGTCTTTTACGGCGAAGATGGTGAGGCGATCCTTACAGAAGAAACGATTAGTCACGTTGTAGAATTGTTCAGAGAGCATGGATCAAACATCTGGTTTGAAAGAGAAGCAAAAGATCTACTTCCGGAAGGATTTACTTCTCCACATAGCCCGAACGGCCGTTTCTCTAAAGAAACGGATATCATGGACGTTTGGTTTGATTCAGGTACATCTCACTGGGGTGTTCTTGAAGAGAGAGAAAATTTAGTAAGACCTGCAGATCTTTACTTAGAAGGATCTGACCAATATCGTGGATGGTTTAACTCTTCTCTTTCTACATCTGTAGCAATCACAGGCAAAGCTCCTTACAAAGCAGTCTTAAGCCATGGTTTCGTTCTAGATGGAGAAGGACGTAAGATGAGTAAGTCAATTGGTAATACACTAGATCCGATCAAGGTGATGAAGCAGTTAGGTGCAGACATCATCCGCTTATGGGTATCTTCTGTTGATTATCAATCAGACGTTCGTGTATCGGACGACATCTTAAAACAAGTTGCTGAGGTTTACCGTAAGATCAGAAATACACTTCGTTTCTTGTTAGGTAACCTGCATGGTTTTGATCCGAAGCAGCATTCTGTGAAGTTTGAAGATATGCCTGATCTAGAAAAATACATGATGGTTAAACTGGATAAAGTAGTAGCTAAAGTAAAAAAAGCTTACGAGGAATATCAGTTTATCACGGTATATAATACGATTCACAACTTCTGTACGATTGAGTTGAGTTCATTCTATCTAGATATGGCAAAAGATACTTTATACATCCAAGCAG contains:
- the ileS gene encoding isoleucine--tRNA ligase produces the protein MNYKDTLLMPKTEFPMRGNLPQREPVVQDKWKELNIYEMVLENTKDLPPFILHDGPPYANGDIHIGHAENKILKDIIVRFKSMTGHYAPYVPGWDTHGLPIETALTKSGKVKRKELTVAEFRKLCEEYALKQVDHQREQFKRLGVRGDWDNPYITLDKGYEARQIEVFGEMAKRDLIYKGLKPVYWSPSSESALAEAEIEYQDKRSASIYVAFDVKDGKGVLDADEKLVIWTTTPWTIPANLGISVHPELDYVSVQTENGKYVVAEALLESLTKEFEWEQAEVVKRFKGADIEHAVASHPLYDRDSLVMLGDHVTTDAGTGCVHTAPGHGEDDFLVGKKYGLEVLCPVDDRGVMTKEAPGFEGLFYDEANKPITEQLQEKGALLKLSFITHSYPHDWRTKKPVIFRATAQWFASIKGIREDMLRAIEEVNWVPTWGETRLHNMIKDREDWCISRQRAWGVPIPVFYGEDGEAILTEETISHVVELFREHGSNIWFEREAKDLLPEGFTSPHSPNGRFSKETDIMDVWFDSGTSHWGVLEERENLVRPADLYLEGSDQYRGWFNSSLSTSVAITGKAPYKAVLSHGFVLDGEGRKMSKSIGNTLDPIKVMKQLGADIIRLWVSSVDYQSDVRVSDDILKQVAEVYRKIRNTLRFLLGNLHGFDPKQHSVKFEDMPDLEKYMMVKLDKVVAKVKKAYEEYQFITVYNTIHNFCTIELSSFYLDMAKDTLYIQAEDDHKRRSIQTVLYQSLMALTKLSAPVLSHTADEVWEYIPGVDEVSVQLTTMPEVKNYQGTEKLEKDWDVFMDVRDEVLKALEEARSKKTIGKSLTASITLYPTEALKPWLESVEDLNKLFIVSKAEVGGVKSEAPESAGVYEHVAVSVSSAEGETCERCWVVSEDVGKNDSHPTLCASCADIVEKHYA